One region of Pogona vitticeps strain Pit_001003342236 chromosome 1, PviZW2.1, whole genome shotgun sequence genomic DNA includes:
- the MTFR2 gene encoding mitochondrial fission regulator 2 isoform X1 — translation MSLLLNLLRQLLEYYGVAPELLLQRCEVCLNRIAYMIGSHLSSNSFSRMHFQELCAISRRCLVSWAWERKKYGSTRSFVRRLGKCLSLTPCPRPHLQLVQSLNYLESGQASTLSAVTPSLADVLWVPNDDREAYAKFRFVEWRNIVTPAVPVPAASTENLPVTPVVDEDAFKKLSALENELVHLRRQIASIVAVRRAEDNLSCSNIVSSTNTPSSVLQWATVTSTPVPVSPRSVLAPPPPPPPPAVLLSNFDSCNSKTELKEHQVPNKRRNITNSSRRQEAKAVPCMMDVLKDINKVKLRAIERSPGGTPLPKTKKVMQSQWDPATLIAEALKEKFASHLSDDSFDKENRSYDASPFSSPDTPMVHSHILKPGVKQTLHRTEKPMSTTATKTRVQI, via the exons ATGTCTCTGCTACTGAATCTTTTAAGACAGCTGCTGGAATATTATGGTGTGGCGCCAGAACTG CTCCTACAAAGGTGTGAAGTTTGTCTTAATCGTATTGCTTATATGATTGGATCCCATCTTTCTTCAAACTCTTTCTCAAGAATGCACTTTCAGGAGTTATGTGCCATCTCAAGGAGATGTTTA GTATCATGGgcttgggaaagaaaaaaatatggatcTACCCGAAGTTTTGTTCGTAGACTGGGGAAGTGTCTTTCATTAACACCTTGTCCAAGGCCTCATCTCCAG CTGGTTCAAAGTCTGAATTATTTAGAGTCTGGACAAGCTAGCACTCTTAGTGCTGTTACACCATCTCTTGCTGATGTCTTGTGGGTGCCAAATGATGACAGAGAGGCATATGCTAAATTCAG ATTTGTTGAATGGAGAAATATTGTAACTCCAGCAGTTCCTGTGCCAGCAGCCTCAACAGAAAACCTCCCTGTAACACCTGTTGTAGATGAAGATGCATTCAAAAAACTTTCTGCTCTTGAGAATGAGCTAGTTCATCTTCGTAGACAGATTGCTTCAATTGTGGCAGTACGTAGGGCAGAAGATAATTTATCAT GTTCAAATATTGTCAGTTCAACAAATACGCCGTCTAGTGTTCTCCAGTGGGCAACAGTGACTTCTACACCAGTTCCTGTTTCTCCTCGTAGTGTGCttgcaccaccacctcctcctcctcctccagctgtgCTGCTGTCTAATTTTGATTCATGTAATTCAAAAACTGAGCTTAAAGAGCATCAGGTTCCTAATAAGAGGAGAAATATTACAAATAGTAGTAGACGGCAGGAAGCTAAGGCTGTCCCATGTATGATGGATGTTCTGAAAGATATAAATAAAGTTAAACTAAGAGCCATTGAGAG ATCACCTGGAGGTACACCGCTACCCAAAACAAAGAAAGTAATGCAATCACAGTGGGATCCAGCAACTTTAATAGCAGAGGCTCTGAAGGAGAAATTTGCATCCCACCTCAGTGATGATTCCTTTGATAAAGAAAACAGATCCTATGATGCATCTCCATTTTCCAGTCCAGATACTCCAATG GTTCACAGTCATATTTTGAAGCCAGGTGTGAAGCAGACACTTCACAGAACTGAGAAACCAATGAGTACAACAGCTACAAAAACACGAGTACAAATTTAG
- the MTFR2 gene encoding mitochondrial fission regulator 2 isoform X2, with translation MSLLLNLLRQLLEYYGVAPELLLQRCEVCLNRIAYMIGSHLSSNSFSRMHFQELCAISRRCLLVQSLNYLESGQASTLSAVTPSLADVLWVPNDDREAYAKFRFVEWRNIVTPAVPVPAASTENLPVTPVVDEDAFKKLSALENELVHLRRQIASIVAVRRAEDNLSCSNIVSSTNTPSSVLQWATVTSTPVPVSPRSVLAPPPPPPPPAVLLSNFDSCNSKTELKEHQVPNKRRNITNSSRRQEAKAVPCMMDVLKDINKVKLRAIERSPGGTPLPKTKKVMQSQWDPATLIAEALKEKFASHLSDDSFDKENRSYDASPFSSPDTPMVHSHILKPGVKQTLHRTEKPMSTTATKTRVQI, from the exons ATGTCTCTGCTACTGAATCTTTTAAGACAGCTGCTGGAATATTATGGTGTGGCGCCAGAACTG CTCCTACAAAGGTGTGAAGTTTGTCTTAATCGTATTGCTTATATGATTGGATCCCATCTTTCTTCAAACTCTTTCTCAAGAATGCACTTTCAGGAGTTATGTGCCATCTCAAGGAGATGTTTA CTGGTTCAAAGTCTGAATTATTTAGAGTCTGGACAAGCTAGCACTCTTAGTGCTGTTACACCATCTCTTGCTGATGTCTTGTGGGTGCCAAATGATGACAGAGAGGCATATGCTAAATTCAG ATTTGTTGAATGGAGAAATATTGTAACTCCAGCAGTTCCTGTGCCAGCAGCCTCAACAGAAAACCTCCCTGTAACACCTGTTGTAGATGAAGATGCATTCAAAAAACTTTCTGCTCTTGAGAATGAGCTAGTTCATCTTCGTAGACAGATTGCTTCAATTGTGGCAGTACGTAGGGCAGAAGATAATTTATCAT GTTCAAATATTGTCAGTTCAACAAATACGCCGTCTAGTGTTCTCCAGTGGGCAACAGTGACTTCTACACCAGTTCCTGTTTCTCCTCGTAGTGTGCttgcaccaccacctcctcctcctcctccagctgtgCTGCTGTCTAATTTTGATTCATGTAATTCAAAAACTGAGCTTAAAGAGCATCAGGTTCCTAATAAGAGGAGAAATATTACAAATAGTAGTAGACGGCAGGAAGCTAAGGCTGTCCCATGTATGATGGATGTTCTGAAAGATATAAATAAAGTTAAACTAAGAGCCATTGAGAG ATCACCTGGAGGTACACCGCTACCCAAAACAAAGAAAGTAATGCAATCACAGTGGGATCCAGCAACTTTAATAGCAGAGGCTCTGAAGGAGAAATTTGCATCCCACCTCAGTGATGATTCCTTTGATAAAGAAAACAGATCCTATGATGCATCTCCATTTTCCAGTCCAGATACTCCAATG GTTCACAGTCATATTTTGAAGCCAGGTGTGAAGCAGACACTTCACAGAACTGAGAAACCAATGAGTACAACAGCTACAAAAACACGAGTACAAATTTAG